TGCAGGCCAAGCATACGAGGCAATGAACAATGCTGGATATCTTGATGCTAACCTGATAGTTGTGCTAAATGACAATAAGCAAGTCTCTTTACCCACGGCTACTCTAGATGGCCTAGCAACTCCGGTCGGAGCCCTCAGCAGTGCGCTGTCGAAGCTCCAAGCAAGCACTAACTTCCGTAAACTTCGTGAAGCAGCTAAAGTAAACATCTAACTTAAATATGTTTTTACCCTGTACAGATTCCTTAAATCTTTATAATATTCTGAAAGATAATGACTAAGTTAATATCTGTTAAAAGAGCATCACAAAGCAAATTGGATGGCAAACACACCAAGTTGCTGCCAAAGTTGATGAGTATGCAAGGGGTATGATTAGTGCTGCTGGGTCCACTCTCTTTGAGGAGCTCGGACTGTACTACATTGGTCCTGTGAATGGCCATAATGTTGAAGATTTAGTCACCATTTTCGAAAAGGTAAAAGCAATGCCTGCTTTAGGGCCAGTATTGATCCACATCGTGACAGAGAAAGGGAAGGGCTATCCCCCAGCTGAGGCTGCACCTGATAAAATGCATGGTGAGATGAATTTTGATAATTCATGGTCTTGTTGTATGAGTTCTTTAGAAGTTTCTAAGTTTGTTGTTTCAGGGGTTGTTAAGTTTGATCCCAAAACAGGCCAGCAATTTAAGACCAAATCCTCAACACTTACATATACTCAGTACTTCGCTGAATCTCTTATCAAAGAAGCTGAAGTAGACAAAAAGATTGTAGCCATCCACGCAGCAATGGGCGGTGGGACTGGTCTCAATTATTTCCAGAAGAAATTTCCAGAGCGCTGCTTTGATGTGGGGATCTCTGAGCAGCATGCTGTCACATTTGCGGCTGGCTTAGCCACAGAGGGACTCAAGCCATTCTGTGCTATCTATTCATCGTTCCTGCAACGCGGGTATGACCAGGTGAGTCAAGAACATTTTGCAGATTTTATTGCATTTTCGGATTCCTGCTAACACTTTAAAATGGTTACGAAGGTGATACATGATGTAGATCTCCAAAAATTACCCGTCCGTTTTGCAATGGATCGAGCTGGTTTGGTAGGTGCTGATGGACCCACCCATTGCGGAGCATTTGATATTACATACATGGCCTGCTTGCCTAACATGGTGGTCATGGCTCCATCGGACGAAGAAGAACTGATGCACATGGTTGCCACAGCAGCAGCCATTGATGACAGACCCAGCTGCTTCAGGTTTCCAAGGGGTAATGGGATTGGAGCGGCTCTTCCTCCTAATAACAAAGGGATCCCTCTTGAGGTTAGCACAACTAAGTAGCTGTAAAATGTACAACTAGAAGTATATATCGGAAACATATATAGATTAAATGCTTGCCCTCTTTCCGAAAATTGTGTAGATTGGAAAGGGAAGAATACTGTTGGAAGGCTGCAGAGTTGCTCTTTTGGGATATGGTTCAATAGTTCAGCAATGTCTGCAAGCAGCAAGCGAGCTGAAAAGCAGAGACATCTTTGTGACAGTAGCTGATGCAAGATTTTGTAAACCTTTGGATACAGATCTCATAAAGCGATTAGCCCATGAGCATGAAATCCTAATCACAGTGGAAGAGGGTTCAATTGGAGGTTTCGGATCTCACGTATCACACTACCTAAGCTTAACTGGTATTCTGGATGGACCCCTCAAGGTAATTTTACTTCAATATAGATGCTTCAAGCTCCATTTTGAGGAAagtttccttcttttgttgTCCTGACTCCTGATTCCTTTCGGAGCTCTCTCTGCAGTTGAGAGCAATGGTGCTTCCTGATAGATACATTGACCATGGATCGCCACAAGATCAGATTGAAGAATCAGGGCTCTCTGCACGGCACATCTCAGCAACAATCTTATCTCTCTTGGGCAGGCCAAAAGAAGCGCTTCAGTTAAAGTGAGCACATGCATGGAATCAAGTTCCTGCCTTGAGATACTTGAAAAAGGCGCACGCATCTCCATCTTTGGAACGTATGGTTTCATTTTTCTAGCTACAGGAGGGAGTGAGAATCCAACTCAGAGATGCCTGTTTTGGATACTCCCACAAAGCGATCAGTAATCTTTCGAGTAATCCAAAGCATCATAGGGTAAAAAATGAATCAACAAagccaatattattattattattattattttatcaagtACTGACTAATTCTGTCATACTGAAGATCACATAAAACATGATATTTTCTGCTGTTTATCTGTTTGTTTGTTTCAATTTGCAATCACAATGATGGAACATATGAAGGTGCATAAATGTAATCTAAACAACGTGGGTTCCCCCATTGTCTACACTTACTACTTTACCCAGTATAGCATATAACAATGCTcaattatcaaacaaaaaagATAACAGTAACGAATGCCGCATCAAACACAAAATGTAGGTTGCAAAATGGCTACCTGGctgaattttattaatagttgcGTATAGGACTTTAACCTAGCCGAGTTGGAGCGGGCAGTGTCCGGTCAAACT
This genomic window from Carya illinoinensis cultivar Pawnee chromosome 7, C.illinoinensisPawnee_v1, whole genome shotgun sequence contains:
- the LOC122316786 gene encoding probable 1-deoxy-D-xylulose-5-phosphate synthase 2, chloroplastic isoform X1, with the protein product MAVSGSFIRTNQSLYLHLNAPRLNHSCKNQFCLRASASGSDGEKRKMIWKEKDGWKINFSGEKPATPLLDTINYPVHMKNLSTQDLEQLSAELRADIVYSVSKTGGHLSASLGVVELAVALHHVFNTPEDKIIWDVGHQAYPHKILTGRRSRMHTIRKTSGLAGFPKRDESIYDAFGAGHSSTSISAGLGMAVARDLLGNKNNVISVIGDGAMTAGQAYEAMNNAGYLDANLIVVLNDNKQVSLPTATLDGLATPVGALSSALSKLQASTNFRKLREAAKSITKQIGWQTHQVAAKVDEYARGMISAAGSTLFEELGLYYIGPVNGHNVEDLVTIFEKVKAMPALGPVLIHIVTEKGKGYPPAEAAPDKMHGVVKFDPKTGQQFKTKSSTLTYTQYFAESLIKEAEVDKKIVAIHAAMGGGTGLNYFQKKFPERCFDVGISEQHAVTFAAGLATEGLKPFCAIYSSFLQRGYDQVIHDVDLQKLPVRFAMDRAGLVGADGPTHCGAFDITYMACLPNMVVMAPSDEEELMHMVATAAAIDDRPSCFRFPRGNGIGAALPPNNKGIPLEIGKGRILLEGCRVALLGYGSIVQQCLQAASELKSRDIFVTVADARFCKPLDTDLIKRLAHEHEILITVEEGSIGGFGSHVSHYLSLTGILDGPLKLRAMVLPDRYIDHGSPQDQIEESGLSARHISATILSLLGRPKEALQLK
- the LOC122316786 gene encoding probable 1-deoxy-D-xylulose-5-phosphate synthase 2, chloroplastic isoform X2 — its product is MAVSGSFIRTNQSLYLHLNAPRLNHSCKNQFCLRASASGSDGEKRKMIWKEKDGWKINFSGEKPATPLLDTINYPVHMKNLSTQDLEQLSAELRADIVYSVSKTGGHLSASLGVVELAVALHHVFNTPEDKIIWDVGHQAYPHKILTGRRSRMHTIRKTSGLAGFPKRDESIYDAFGAGHSSTSISAGLGMAVARDLLGNKNNVISVIGDGAMTAGQAYEAMNNAGYLDANLIVVLNDNKQVSLPTATLDGLATPVGALSSALSKLQASTNFRKLREAAKSITKQIGWQTHQVAAKVDEYARGMISAAGSTLFEELGLYYIGPVNGHNVEDLVTIFEKVKAMPALGPVLIHIVTEKGKGYPPAEAAPDKMHGQQFKTKSSTLTYTQYFAESLIKEAEVDKKIVAIHAAMGGGTGLNYFQKKFPERCFDVGISEQHAVTFAAGLATEGLKPFCAIYSSFLQRGYDQVIHDVDLQKLPVRFAMDRAGLVGADGPTHCGAFDITYMACLPNMVVMAPSDEEELMHMVATAAAIDDRPSCFRFPRGNGIGAALPPNNKGIPLEIGKGRILLEGCRVALLGYGSIVQQCLQAASELKSRDIFVTVADARFCKPLDTDLIKRLAHEHEILITVEEGSIGGFGSHVSHYLSLTGILDGPLKLRAMVLPDRYIDHGSPQDQIEESGLSARHISATILSLLGRPKEALQLK